AAGGACATCCCTCAGCCTGCCGGCCGCCGCCTGGTGCTCCTTTGAAGTTATGTCAACCATGACCCTGCTGACGCTCCCCAGGACATCTATGGCCGGGTAATGATTGGCTGCAGCAAGCTCCCGCGTCAGCACAATATGCCCGTCCAGTATGCTCCGCGCCGCATCAGCAATCGGCTCATTCATGTCATCAGCCTCAACAAGAACCGTGTAAAGCCCGGTTATGCTCCCGCGGGACGACGTCCCGGATCGCTCGAGCAGCCGCGGCAGCAGCGAAAACACCGAGGGCGTATAGCCCCTGGTCGTCGGGGGCTCCCCGATCGCAAGCCCGATCTCCCTTTGAGCCATCGCGAACCTCGTCAGGGAATCCATCATCAATATGACGTCCTTATTCATGTCCCTGAAATATTCGGCGATGGCCGTGGCAAGCAGCGCCCCTTTCAGGCGGACCAGCGCGGCCTTGTCCGATGTAGCCACAACCACGACGGACCGCGCGAGGCCCTCATCACCCAGGTCCTTCTCGATAAACTCCCGGACCTCCCGCCCTCTCTCCCCGATCAGAGCGATGACGTTCACGTCAGCGGTGGTGTTCCGGGCTATCATCCCCAGGAGGGTGCTCTTCCCGACGCCGCTGCCTGAGAAAATCCCAACCCTTTGGCCCTTACCGCACGTCAGGACGCCGTCGATGGCCCTCACCCCCAGGGCGAGCGGCTCCTGTATCCTCTTTCGCGAAAGGGGATCGGGAGGCAATTGCTCTATAGGGTACTCGTCTTCCCAGTCAACCGGGCCCCTGTCATCGATGGGATTGCCGAGGCCGTCTATCACCCTGCCGAGCAGCCCGGGCCCGACCTTTACCGACAGGGACCGCCCCGTGGCAACGACCTCGCTCTCGGGCTCTATCCCGTTCCTATCACCGAGGGTCATCAGCAGGACCTTCTCTTCCCTGAAGCCTACGACCTCAGCCCATGTCCAGCCCGTCTCTCCATCCCGCCTGGTATTGGATATCCGGCAGAGCTCGCCGATCCTCGCCCTCGGGCCCCTGGATTCTATAACCAGCCCGATCGCCTGGGTCACCCTCCCGACGGCCTTTATGGGGTCAACGGATTTCAGGAGCCGGAGGTATCTGGCCCGGGCGGGCGTGGTCGACGCGGACATAGCCTGCGCAGACGCGGACCCGGAGGACTCAGGCGGAGATCCAAGGGATTCAAGTTCAAGGGATTCAAGAGATTCAGGTGACCTCAAGGCTATGGCCATCCTGCAACACTTCCTTCACTTCCGAAAACTGGCGCCGGATCCTTGCATCAACCATCCCAAACTCTGTCTCGATTATGCAGCCGCCCTGCTCAACCCGGGGGTCCTGCAGGATCTCGATGTCCCCGGCATCGCTCACCATCTTCACCAGGTCATCCCTGAACGCGGCAACCCTCTCAACATCCCAGGGGCTGACCCTGATCCTTACGGCTCTGCTGTCCCTGACATGCAGCAAGGCCTCCTTCACCATGCCAAGCACCACAGATTCATCGACCTCTATCTCCCGGTGCACGATCTTTTCAGCAATGCCCACTGCGAGCTCGACGATGTCGTTCTCAGCCCCGCGGATCACATCCCTCCGCAAGGCAACCAGGGCATCACGGGCATCCCCCAGGAGGCGGATCAAATCCCCGGCCTGCTCGAGCGCCTCTTCACGCCCCCTCTGGTAGCCCTCCTCATACCCCGCCAGCCTTGCAGCCTCCTCTATCTCGGCCCTCCGCGATTCCGCCTCGTCCAGCGTTGCCCTTGCAGCCCTCCCGGCATCCTCAACGATCTCCCTGGCCCGAGCGCCCGCCTCCTCGAGGACCGCCCTGGCATTCTCCATGGCTCGCTGCATGACCCTGTCGGGACTGTCCTGCGCCGGCGGCGCCGCCTGCCGCGGCGCTACGGGCTTGAGGAGAAACTCCGCCCGGCCGGGCCCGAGCCCAGTCGCGGATGAGGCCTTCATTACGGAGGCTTTCATCACGCCGCT
The Bacillota bacterium DNA segment above includes these coding regions:
- the fliI gene encoding flagellar protein export ATPase FliI, with translation MSASTTPARARYLRLLKSVDPIKAVGRVTQAIGLVIESRGPRARIGELCRISNTRRDGETGWTWAEVVGFREEKVLLMTLGDRNGIEPESEVVATGRSLSVKVGPGLLGRVIDGLGNPIDDRGPVDWEDEYPIEQLPPDPLSRKRIQEPLALGVRAIDGVLTCGKGQRVGIFSGSGVGKSTLLGMIARNTTADVNVIALIGERGREVREFIEKDLGDEGLARSVVVVATSDKAALVRLKGALLATAIAEYFRDMNKDVILMMDSLTRFAMAQREIGLAIGEPPTTRGYTPSVFSLLPRLLERSGTSSRGSITGLYTVLVEADDMNEPIADAARSILDGHIVLTRELAAANHYPAIDVLGSVSRVMVDITSKEHQAAAGRLRDVLATYKEAQDLINIGAYVAGSNPKIDYALSVLDEVNAFLKQDIYEKAGYTETVEWISRIFGQ